Genomic DNA from Sporosarcina sp. ANT_H38:
ATAGTCAATCCATCATCAATCTGTTCTTTTGTTATCGTTAGCGGGGGAATCATTCGGATTACTTCACCAGAGTTGCCGCATAAGTAGAACAGCACACCTTTGTGAAGGCAACCATCAAGAACAGCCATTACTGCTTCGCCATCAGGTTCACCTGTTTCAGGATTGCCAAGCTCGATACCAATCATCAAGCCAACACCTCTAATATCTGTAATAACTGGGTGTTTTTCTTTCATTAAAATCAGGCGCTCCATCGCATAGGCACCCATTACGATTGCGTTTTCCAATAACTTTTCCTCTTTCATCACTTCAAGGGAAGCGAGGGCAGCGGAACAAGCGATAGGATTGCCTCCAAAGGTTGTTCCATGTGTGCCGAGAGGCCATTGGTCCATTAGTTCTTTCGAAGCAACTGTAGCGCTAAGCGGAAGCCCTGCAGCAATCCCTTTAGCGATTGCCATGATGTCCGGTTTGACATCGAATGTCTGTGCAGCAAACCAATTTCCAGTACGGCCGAATCCTGTTTGGACTTCATCGAAAATAAGTAGAATACCATGGCGGTCGCAAATTTCACGCACCTTTTTCAGCCAAGCTTTTGGTGGGATAATGTATCCACCTTCACCGAGAACCGGTTCAATAATCATACAAGCGACTTCTTCGGGATTTACTTGGTGGTTGAATAGTTTTTTCACGTCTTGTTCAAGTTTTTCAGGGAAGAAGACGTCTGGATCTGCTCCTTCCGGAAGGTACTCAGGCAATGCATATGGCAACTGATAGGAAAGCCAAGTGGGCTGCAAATGTTTTCGGTATTTACTTTTCGATGTTGTCACACTTAATGCACCCATCGAACGTCCATGGAAACAGCCAGTGAAAGAAATGATGTAAGGTCTTCTTGAAGTATATTTTGCAAGTTTCAGAGCACCTTCAATTGCTTCTGTGCCGCTGTTCGCAAAAAAGAAGTTATCAAGTTTTGGTGGTAAAATAGTTTGCAATTCAGCTGCCAATCTTAAAATAGATTCGTAAATGATAACACCTGATGGACCATGAATCAGGTGGTCTGCACTATCTTTGATGGCCTGAACGACTTTAGGGTGCCGATGTCCTACGTTCTCGACAGCAATGCCAGATGTGAAATCCAAATACCTCTTGCAATCAGCGCCGTAATAATAGCATCCTTCTGCTTTTACTACAGGTAAGTTAGGATGATCTTTTGCCATACTTGGTGCGAGAAAGTTTCCAATGTTGTCGACCATATGTAGCCAGCCTTGTTGTTCTTCTAATTTTTGCTGCACTATAAATCCTCCTACTCGATATCCGTATATTTTTTCAGTTTGCGAACGACAGAAGGTTGGCTTATTCCAAGGAATTTAGCGATTTCAGTCGTTGTACGATAGCGCTCCTGCGCATCCCTTAGCACTTTCATTTCCACGTCTTCCAAAATGCTTGGAAGTGTTCGGCCCTCTAAATGGATAATAGACAAGTCTTCAGAAATCTCTTTACGATACTCTGGTGGCAAGTCTTTTATAATAATGATATTGGATGGACTTTGAACAACGAGGCGTTCCATTACGTTTTTGAGTTCACTGATGTTCCCATCCCATTGAAGAAGGAGCAACTGCTTAAATAAATCATCCGATAGTTTTTTTGCAGTATTATAGGCAGTTGAATATCTATTTAAATAGTTGGTAATCAATGCACTCAAATCTTCTTTCCGTTCACGAAGCGGTTTTAAATGGATAGGAACAATGTGCAGCATGTAATACAAATCTTGATGGAATGTTTTTTCGGAAACTGCTTCTGTTAATGTACTTTCGGAAGAGCTAATCAGTCTTGTTTCAAGTGGAAGAGCTGTTTCCGTATTGGTAGGAGTGTATTTGCGTTCTTTCAAGACTTTAGCAAGTTTCCCTTGAAGATGAAGCGAAAGTTTATCAATCCCTTTTAAATAGAGACTACCTCCACGTGATAACGTCAACAATCCTGTTTCTTTGTCTTCAAATTCACCACCGAATAGTTCACGTTCAAACATCGCTTCAGGCGTTGTTTCACAGTCAATTTCAATGTAAGGTCCATCTTTTCGAGTACTTTCGTTATGAATTACCTTCGCCATTGTCGATTTACCTGTTCCGGATTCACCATAAAGGACCACAGGAACATCGAGGGTTGCAGCATTCCTAGCAGTTTCAAAAGCAACTCGAGTGGATCTGTTTTCGATTGTTAGGCCTTCTATTATTAGATTTTCTTTTCGTAGCAACGAAAGCTCTTCTTTAGCTAAGGACATCTCATATTCAAGTTCTTTCATATATTCCTGGATTACGAGAAGTTCGGCTACTTCATAGGAATAGCTAAGGACAAATTCAACTTCGCCGAACTCATTAAAGAAAGGCATACCTGTAATGAGTGCTTTTCGTCCGGAAGGAGTCGCTTGTATGATAACTACCTTCTTTTTTTGAAGGAGTACCATCGGAGTAATCGCAGGAGAGAATACCCCTCATTTTTCCAACTCATATACGGACTTTCCGAGAAGATCTTCTGCACGTATCCCGTAATATCGTCCACTAATTTGTGAAGCTTTTACGATAATACCCGCGTGATTGGTAACAATGATATCTTCTTCATACGAATCAATAATTTCTTCTTTTGAATTTGGATGTAAGAAAAACCCTGTCATACGACCACCTTTCCTGAAAGTAACAGTATTCATTAATGAATAATTATTTGTTTGTAAATAAAATATACTTCACTATCGGAATATTAGTAATATAAATTTAATTCAATGGCGAATGTTAAGGTAGTTGTATTCGCGATGTCAAAAATTATAACATGCATTCAAATGCAATTACAAGTATAATTATGCAGTGAGGAGTGTAGATACTGAGAATTTCATTTTTTCTTATATGAATCAATTTCATAATAGGATTATTAAACGGAAAAACGAACAATGTTGATTTCCGCTTCAGATGGACGCTTTCCGCGGGCACGGCTTCAGCCTCCTCGTCGTTTCACTCCTGCGGGGTCTTCAGCTCGCGCTGTTCCCGCAGGAGTCGCCATCTTCCGCTACAATCAACGAGAGTAGTCCGTAAAATTGACGGACAATGAATTAGTAGATTAATTATATCGTTCGTCTTTATACATGAAATAAGTAATTGTGAAATTGATTCATATATATGATTAAATACAGGTCAAGTAATTCGTATATTATTCAATAATGAATTGAAGGAAAGGGGAATAGTTGATGTTGTATGGTATGTTCATCAATAAAATAGTGGAATCTAGTGAGAAATGATTTGCGTCTGTAGTCATTTTCAAGTGCATCCGGATTTGTAACACCAAGAAATTGAAAAAAACAACGCCTTTGCCAACCACTTGGTTGACTTAGGAATCGAAGTGCGGAGGGGAGTTGTGGGAGAATGTGCTGGGTATAATACGGGGAGACATTCGTTTATATTTCTGGAAATATGTACAGAGTATTGATGTGGTTTCATACTTATTGATAGAAATTTTTCGTTATTTTTTAATGAAAGATAAGAGCCTTCCGGAAAATATTCCAGAAGGCTCCAATGCATTTTTATATCAAACAGTTAATGTTTGTTTAATTCCATAATCCTGCTTTTTCAAGTTTCTTTTTACCTCTAAACGCCAAGATGATAAAGAGAATATTGACAGCAAGCATTGCAAGAATTGTATAGAGGACTAATGTATACGATCCTGTTAAATCAAATACAAATCCATATCCAGGTAAAGCTACAACACCCGCAACAGCTAGTCCTATTGCAGCTGTTGAAAAAATTTGACTAAATTCTTTATTACCGAAAAGGGCAGTTGTAAGAATCGGCCCAAGTGTACCGACCGATGCAGACACAACTCCGAAAATCCCGATTGCGATCAAGAAAATTGTCGAGTTATCTGCGAATGTAAGCAGAAGACCGATTGAAATCAATCCCGTAAACATTGAGAAGATAGCTGTATTTCTCGCGCCAACCTTGTCGCTTAAGAAACCGAAAAGGATAGCTCCGATTAGCAAACCAAACATCCAAATCCCCAAAGCATTGCCGGCGAATTGAACCGTGTAGCCAAGGCCCATTGCGAATGGGGGAATATGTTGCCCAAAGGCGGCAATTGCTGTGATGAAGAAGAAAAAGGTAACTAATGCATAAAATGCAGAAGATTTTCTTGCTACGGTAGCTACTACCCCTCTATTAGGCTCAGCTTTAGTTTCACTTTCACCTTCACCTTTTTTAACTTCATCCATACCAACTGGTAGCAGACCTTTTTGTTGAGGAGCTATTCTAATTGTAAAGATGATAATAGGAATAACTATTGCCATTACGACAAGTCCTAATGTAATGTAAGCCGATCTCCAACCATTGTCGGCAATAAGATTACCAACGATTGGTGAGATAACAGCACCGCCTACACCAACAAATGCCATCATTACGCCCATAGCTAATCCATTATGTTTTTTAAACCAGTTATTGATCAGTACTGGACCAGCCATTGTAGCGACAAATACCGAACCCATCGCCATTGGAATAGCGAATAAATACCATCCCCAAACCGAAGTCATAAGACCAAACATGGCAAAAGAACCAGCTTGTAAAAGTACACCGGCAATTAGTAGTAACCTAATATCATATTTCGCCATCATTTTACCGGCAATCGGTAAAAATATCATTGTTACAATTGAAGAAACACTAAAGTATAATGTCAAACTACCCATACCAATATCTAAGTCTTCAGAAACTGGAGTTAAAAATAATGCACCTGAACTATTAATACCACCACGTGTAAATGCTGCCATGAGCGAAATACCAATGAGTACCCACCAGCCAAAGTGAATTTTTTTCTTGTTAGTCATTAAGAGAAACCATCCTTTTTTCTTTTACATTAATAAAACCGTATAACGAAATGTCCATTACCTTTTTCCACGATAAGTTCATACAGCAATGTTAATTTAACATCAAACTATCTTATGTGTCAATAAGGTGAATTTTTTTGCTGTTATAGTAGAACGCGTATAATTCTAATTGTTTGCGTTCTAATAGTCACTACTGAATATCGGGGAACAACTAAGAAGAAACGAGATGATAGTTCTAAAGGAATAGCCCTCTCTATGTCAATTTGACACGGAGAGGGCTATATTTGATAGTTAGAATTGATTCGGTGGCTAGTACTTTAATTGTGGATATTCTGGAGATGTGTATCCTTATTTAACTGTGGTAATCTCCTTCAAAATCCCATAGCCATTTTTCACCTTCAAATGAGCAACTAATTGCCCCCTCGCTGATAAATCCTCAAGCTCTTTGCCAGTATTCTCTGGTACATAGTAGCGATCTAACCCGAAATTTATGGAATGGACTTTAACGCCATCAACATTCTGATAGTCATAGCCATTCAATTTACCAGTCAAATAGATACTGCCAGTAGGTTTTTCATCAGACAAATTATCTAGTACATAGACATCGCCCTGTTGAACAAGTGTCCCGTAGACAGTTAACTCATTGTAGTTTGACCGCTTGTCGATCTTTTTCAAAATAGCAGTAGAAATTTCATTTTTCGGCACTTCTTCAATCTCATAACGGAGCGTGACATAATCACCGTAAAGTAAATCTCTAGGATCCACTGGGACTGTCACTAATGTTATATCATCTCCATAAGTCAATGCCCATAACGGTTTCACGGTCAAGCCGATTAATATGAGAAGGGGAATAGATAATGCAACGATGAAACCGATATGTTTATTTTTCATCATTTTCATGTGCAATCACCGTACCTCTCCGTGTTTTCTCGAACCAAAAGCCAAAGCCGATTAAAATCAAACCGCCAACGATAAAGAATAATGATTTTGGCATGAAATTATAAGACAAATCGGCGTAGAAACGGAAAATCAAAGTGCACACAATGAGAACTGCCGGCAGACTACCGATTTTCAAGAAGAACAACAGTTTTAATGCGAAAATAATTGTGAAAATAATTGCTGCCATTCCTGCATTGGCCTCCGGAACAAAATCCGTCCATGTATTAGGGAAAGTGAGAAATAGACCTGCGATTCCGTAAACAGTAGAGCCAAGCCATTCAGATGGCAATTTGTATCGACCAAAGGGATAGAAAGCAAGGAATATGCCGAGCGCAAAGAACGTACACAGAATCAGTAGTTCTTTTACATCAAAAAATATGAATAAATTGAATAAAAACATCAAAGATAAAATCATATTGGCGATAAATAAACCTCTCGATTGACCCATCCGTTTTTCATTCATCCAAAACAGTAGCGGAATAATTAGTAGGAGTAAATAAGGCACTCCATCAGTTCCGCTCAAAACATTGAATCCGTAAATGATGAAGAATAAGGCAGCGGAAGCAGAAATGAGTTTGTCTTTCAAGTAGTGGGCAAGTGGCAAAATGCCGAGTCCCCACATGAAGAAATCTGCATAAACACCCTCACCTAGATTAAACATCTGACCAATCAGAAAAATCCCTGCACCAAAAACAAATAGACCAATATAATAGAGACTTCGTGAAGTTTTCGGATAATTATCTTCCAACTTATAACCACCTGCATAAAAACCTGCTGTCGCGAAAAATAATAATAAGAACTTTGCAAGTTTCGGTATATGTTGCCAGTTTCCTGCAATGAAGCTCAGAATGCCAACACCAATCAAAACCGCTCCGATAACTAGTAAAATCCGTACAAAACTCAGTCGCTCAGTAGGCACGTATTCTCCCAGTAATTTACGCGCCTGATTCGTTTCCAATTGTCCTGCCTGTTCCAAAAAGTGAAATTACTTCTCCAGGACTCGGTAGTCTGAGTTACTGATTTTCCTCTTCATCTAATCGACCTCCTTTTCTCGTAGACTCTCTTTTATCTAAGTATACCCGGAATTATAGAGATACAACATCACAAATGATGGCTACCGTATTAGACGGATAAGCAAGTCTACTAGTTACAATACAAGAGGTGGCAGGTGTATAGTTACTATTTTTAGGCTGTTTTCACAAAGAGTGTTGTCTTTGAATCATTAAGTATATTTCAATAGGGGATAATAATTGATCAATCTGTTTGTATCCACTGTATGAAATGATGTGACAGACAGATACCAAACAATAGGGGCTTTGTTTCTTGACTTGAAAAGAAACGTTTATTTTAGTGATTTTGATAAGTTTAAAGCCAGTTGCATCAGCAGGTCCATTGTAAAGGCATTGCCCGCACCATATAATACCGTTTGATTTAAATACAGTTCTGTTTTTCGCAAATGGGTGCAATTAACTTGATCCGCCCTTGGCCACTACTTGTATAGTTACGCTTTTGGATCACTTTGGATTGAATGACTTCTTTTACGATTACCGCGATGTCTGGATGTGTAGGGATGCGACTTTGTCGCATCCCTACACATTTTTTCCGGTAATCTTATAGGTGTCCTTCCTCCATCGCGCTCCAAATGCGTGAGTGTACAAAATGCTGGAACTTTTTGGGACGAAAGAATAGCTGACTTCCTACATGGAGAAAAGCCGCCAAATATGCAATTTTGGCGGCTGATATTTTCTCTATGGTTTTTTCATACTTTTGTTAAAATTCAATTCAATTCAATTCAATTCATTTTCACTTTAATTTTTGTTTTCTCATCCATTGTGTTGCGACCCACTTTTCTCCAGTTATAACGGGTGCACCACCATGTAAGGTTAACTCGTTTAAGTTTTCATCGTTATAAAAATACTCAAAATAAACAGCCATACCCTTTTGTGGCGTAACTGAAAAATTCAGTTTAGGGAAAAAGGTTTCTCCACCTTCCTCTACGTCATTTAAGTACATAATAAGCGTACTAATTCTATTATTGCTTGCTACTTTACTTGTTGATGAGAAAAAATCATAATGAGCTTTATACTCTTGACCAGGAGTATACTTAAGGATTTGCATCCCTTCTCCGTGTTCAAGTGGGATATTCATTATAGATGATACCCTTTTTTCTACTCTAGCAACAATTTCGTTTTCACTTTCACTTTCTTGAAAAAACATGCTACTACTTGTTCTCAGTTCATTCACTTCGCGTGTGGAACCAATTTTTGAACGTTGCATCTTGTCCTTTGACAATTTGATTAGTTCATCGCATTCTTCATTACTTAAAACATTACCTAAGATCACTATCAGTGGTTCTTCTAATCTAGTGATTATATCAATCTCTCTATCAGTTATTATTTTGTTTCCAACGTGATCAAATATAGTTTGCTCTTTATTCTCTGTTTTCATCTTCAAACGACCCCTTAAACTATTTAATTTTGACAACGAGTACGTTTTTTCGATAACTATATGTGCTAATGGTCTTGTTTCACTTCAAATACGTAAGTGTCGGGGTATGCCCTTATACTTTCTACTTTTAGTAATTTTATTTTATCACATGATTTTCACATATCGCAAATTTATAAAAATATTTATATAAGGCTGTTTTCATAAATATTGTTGCTAATAGTACGAGAATTTAGAGGTGAAGTATTTAGTGCAAGAAAATATATGAAAGGGGTGTAAGCGTGAAAAAAACTTACTAGCACTATCTATTTTTGCTTGGTGTTATCTTTTGTGATGGGTAGTTGGTAAATGGCAATTGGGCTTAATGAAAATGCACCGAAAACTAAAGTAGTTCTGCTAACAGCTGAAACAACAAATGAAATTAATGAACTACAAATGTTTATACAGGCTGAGTTGCTATGTATTTGGGTTAGAGCGAGGATGAGGTTTAGAAGTTAGGACCAGTTCCATATGAGACGACGGCACAACAAGTGAACTACTGTATCTACAAATAGGTAACAGTGTTTACTATCCAAATGACGCGATGATATATGCCTTTCTTAACAGGATGCCAAAATCGTTTTAAGGGGAATTTCACAAGCAAAAGAACCAAGTGTCGAATTAAAAAATCCGGCACTTGGTTCTTTATTAATTAATCTTTATGTGTCAAAAATCGAGGTGAAGTACTGACTCGATCGAATCGAATTAGCCTGACTAGACGCCACGTTTATTCCCCCACAGCAGTGTATGCAATTGTGGCAACACCTTTGCATCATTCATAATAGGGGAGTGGACTGTCAAATCGATTAACCACTCATATCGTTGTAACAATGTCGAAACGAGAAGTGTATCGTCAGTTGTCGTCGTATCTTCATTTCCTGTCTGCAGGAAGAAAGGGAATGCCGGGTAACGAAGATGAACCTCTTCTGCAAATTTGAAATCCTCTTCATTGAAAATGACAACTTTAAGACTGGTGTTCGAATCAATTAGTTTCTCCATGAATGAATCCAATTTGCCAAAATCTGTTGTCATACCAGAACTCGGTGGTTTTGGGGATAACGTAATGTCATCAATATTCAATAACCAGTCTTGCCAGAAAGAAGCCTGCGTTTCGACCGCGACTTTCCAACCCTGCTCATGGCATAATTCAACAAGTTCACCGATTCCTTTGTGAAGGGCAGGGTTCCCACCTGAAATCGTTACATGTGAAAATGATTGTCGACCTATCGCTTTAAGTTCATCTATGATTTCTACCGGTTGTTTCGAAGTACTCTTTCCAGAACCGTCCCATGTAAAACTGGAATCGCACCAATTACAAGAATAATCACATCCAGCTGTCCGGACAAACATCGTTTTTAATCCCATGACCATCCCCTCACCTTGAATGGTCGGACCGAATACTTCCATAACAGGTATTTTCATAGGATTACCTCTTGTTCGGGACGATAGATGACGTAGCTTGTTGGCGTTTCTCGGACAATAACCTGGAGACAGACCGGCTTATTGTTTCTCGTCTGGAGAACTTCCTGGACCGATGTGCCAATCTGTTCTGCTAATTT
This window encodes:
- the queE gene encoding 7-carboxy-7-deazaguanine synthase QueE, producing the protein MKIPVMEVFGPTIQGEGMVMGLKTMFVRTAGCDYSCNWCDSSFTWDGSGKSTSKQPVEIIDELKAIGRQSFSHVTISGGNPALHKGIGELVELCHEQGWKVAVETQASFWQDWLLNIDDITLSPKPPSSGMTTDFGKLDSFMEKLIDSNTSLKVVIFNEEDFKFAEEVHLRYPAFPFFLQTGNEDTTTTDDTLLVSTLLQRYEWLIDLTVHSPIMNDAKVLPQLHTLLWGNKRGV
- a CDS encoding GDYXXLXY domain-containing protein yields the protein MKMMKNKHIGFIVALSIPLLILIGLTVKPLWALTYGDDITLVTVPVDPRDLLYGDYVTLRYEIEEVPKNEISTAILKKIDKRSNYNELTVYGTLVQQGDVYVLDNLSDEKPTGSIYLTGKLNGYDYQNVDGVKVHSINFGLDRYYVPENTGKELEDLSARGQLVAHLKVKNGYGILKEITTVK
- a CDS encoding PAS domain-containing protein yields the protein MTGFFLHPNSKEEIIDSYEEDIIVTNHAGIIVKASQISGRYYGIRAEDLLGKSVYELEK
- a CDS encoding MFS transporter is translated as MTNKKKIHFGWWVLIGISLMAAFTRGGINSSGALFLTPVSEDLDIGMGSLTLYFSVSSIVTMIFLPIAGKMMAKYDIRLLLIAGVLLQAGSFAMFGLMTSVWGWYLFAIPMAMGSVFVATMAGPVLINNWFKKHNGLAMGVMMAFVGVGGAVISPIVGNLIADNGWRSAYITLGLVVMAIVIPIIIFTIRIAPQQKGLLPVGMDEVKKGEGESETKAEPNRGVVATVARKSSAFYALVTFFFFITAIAAFGQHIPPFAMGLGYTVQFAGNALGIWMFGLLIGAILFGFLSDKVGARNTAIFSMFTGLISIGLLLTFADNSTIFLIAIGIFGVVSASVGTLGPILTTALFGNKEFSQIFSTAAIGLAVAGVVALPGYGFVFDLTGSYTLVLYTILAMLAVNILFIILAFRGKKKLEKAGLWN
- a CDS encoding DUF2157 domain-containing protein — encoded protein: MEQAGQLETNQARKLLGEYVPTERLSFVRILLVIGAVLIGVGILSFIAGNWQHIPKLAKFLLLFFATAGFYAGGYKLEDNYPKTSRSLYYIGLFVFGAGIFLIGQMFNLGEGVYADFFMWGLGILPLAHYLKDKLISASAALFFIIYGFNVLSGTDGVPYLLLLIIPLLFWMNEKRMGQSRGLFIANMILSLMFLFNLFIFFDVKELLILCTFFALGIFLAFYPFGRYKLPSEWLGSTVYGIAGLFLTFPNTWTDFVPEANAGMAAIIFTIIFALKLLFFLKIGSLPAVLIVCTLIFRFYADLSYNFMPKSLFFIVGGLILIGFGFWFEKTRRGTVIAHENDEK
- a CDS encoding sigma 54-interacting transcriptional regulator, whose protein sequence is MVLLQKKKVVIIQATPSGRKALITGMPFFNEFGEVEFVLSYSYEVAELLVIQEYMKELEYEMSLAKEELSLLRKENLIIEGLTIENRSTRVAFETARNAATLDVPVVLYGESGTGKSTMAKVIHNESTRKDGPYIEIDCETTPEAMFERELFGGEFEDKETGLLTLSRGGSLYLKGIDKLSLHLQGKLAKVLKERKYTPTNTETALPLETRLISSSESTLTEAVSEKTFHQDLYYMLHIVPIHLKPLRERKEDLSALITNYLNRYSTAYNTAKKLSDDLFKQLLLLQWDGNISELKNVMERLVVQSPSNIIIIKDLPPEYRKEISEDLSIIHLEGRTLPSILEDVEMKVLRDAQERYRTTTEIAKFLGISQPSVVRKLKKYTDIE
- a CDS encoding 2OG-Fe(II) oxygenase — protein: MKTENKEQTIFDHVGNKIITDREIDIITRLEEPLIVILGNVLSNEECDELIKLSKDKMQRSKIGSTREVNELRTSSSMFFQESESENEIVARVEKRVSSIMNIPLEHGEGMQILKYTPGQEYKAHYDFFSSTSKVASNNRISTLIMYLNDVEEGGETFFPKLNFSVTPQKGMAVYFEYFYNDENLNELTLHGGAPVITGEKWVATQWMRKQKLK
- a CDS encoding aspartate aminotransferase family protein — encoded protein: MQQKLEEQQGWLHMVDNIGNFLAPSMAKDHPNLPVVKAEGCYYYGADCKRYLDFTSGIAVENVGHRHPKVVQAIKDSADHLIHGPSGVIIYESILRLAAELQTILPPKLDNFFFANSGTEAIEGALKLAKYTSRRPYIISFTGCFHGRSMGALSVTTSKSKYRKHLQPTWLSYQLPYALPEYLPEGADPDVFFPEKLEQDVKKLFNHQVNPEEVACMIIEPVLGEGGYIIPPKAWLKKVREICDRHGILLIFDEVQTGFGRTGNWFAAQTFDVKPDIMAIAKGIAAGLPLSATVASKELMDQWPLGTHGTTFGGNPIACSAALASLEVMKEEKLLENAIVMGAYAMERLILMKEKHPVITDIRGVGLMIGIELGNPETGEPDGEAVMAVLDGCLHKGVLFYLCGNSGEVIRMIPPLTITKEQIDDGLTILDEALTELENKKN